The Hypanus sabinus isolate sHypSab1 unplaced genomic scaffold, sHypSab1.hap1 scaffold_1286, whole genome shotgun sequence genome contains the following window.
GGTccgaatactgacccctgaagaccaCTAATCACTgctggccaaccagaaaaggccccttttattcccactcgctgcctcttggctgtcagccattcctctatccatgccagtattactTCGGAtttttatcctgttaagcagtttcatgtgtgacaccttatcagatgctttctgaaaatccaagtaaatgatatccactgcctctcgtttgtccatcctgcttatgacttcctcgaagacttgtcaggcaagatttccctgtacagaACCTATGCTGGCTTTGTCATTATATCATTAGTCTCCTAGTACCCCAGAACCTCATCTGTTATCATgactccacactttcccagccactgaggttaggctaactggactataatttgctttactttgccttcctcccttctcaaagagtggattgacatgtgcaatcttcctgtcctccgggaccatgccagaatcaagtgattcttgacgtgtcatgaccaatgcatctgttatctctccagcaacctctctcaggactctgggatgtagtccatctggtccaggtgacttatccactttaagaacCTGAGTTTGCCTCAaacgttttcctttgtaatagcaatggcactcactcctgttccctgacactcatggatctctggcacactggtggtgtcttccacagacaagacggatgcaaagtacctatcaagttcatctaccatctcttccccatttgtaccccatgagcatcattttccagtggtccaatatcaactctcgcctCCCTTTCGTATATTTTATAACTGGTTGATATTATTGTATAGTTTGCTGTCttatttcacctttccccttatagcttttattttaaatttgcctGCTGTTGGATGTTAAAAGCTAcccagttatccaacctactactcacttttgctaccttatatgctttTGTACAGTCTTTCACTTCCTTTGTCAGTACTacgtctgtgggacatatctatcctgtacatTATGAACTAATCCCAGAaacgtcagccatttctgctctggcgTCATCTCCACCAGCATCCACCTGAGgaatcacctctctcatgcctctgaaattccctGTCATTCCCCTGCGATACAATGCATCTGACCTgtgcttctccctcacaaattgcagtaggacttcaatcatattatgatcactgccttctaatggttcctttacattaacctgcctaataagatctgggttattacacaacacccaatgtaAGATAGcagttccccgagtaggctcaaccatcagctgctctaaaaagccatttcgttaGCATTCAATACATCTCCTCTTTTGCGATCTCACGCCaatctgactttcccaatcctccTGCAGAGTGAAGTCACCCACTACAGTTGTGTCATTAAATTTATTACATAAAAGCCAAACATTCAGCAGTacctggggcagaagtgaggataCATGCTTTTACTAAGGAGAGAAGGGGTTTTTGAAGcggaaaggcctgaaggtagataagacaccgcagagttcagaaagaggtggctgaagagattgtgaaggcattagagtcataaaacactacaacacaggaaAATGCCATTCGGCCAGTCTAGTCCGTGCTAAAGCATTAATCTTCCGAGTTCCAACAAATTCCACCtagaccatcgccctccatatgCTTCTCATCCAGTGACCTAAGCAAACTTCTCTAAAAGATTACAATCGTccctgccacttgctctggcagctcggggcacactctccccgcctctgaatgaagaagttcccccttagttttctcttcaagtgatgagtaatgatctatcacaaatcactagattttggaacggTTCTGGTGGaccagaaatttgcaaatgtcactccacaattTAAGAGGAAAATTATTGGACAGTTATTATTGTTGGACAGTTATTATTATTGGACAGTCTGACCTTagtggtcaggaagatgttagagtGTACTAAGAGTGTGTTTTTTGGGTACTGTAATTGGGGAAACATGatgaagtaggccaaagtcagccggATTCCTTCaaggaaatcttgactgacaaatctcttggaatactttgcggaaataacaggcaaggtagataaagcagaggcagtgtatgttgtttggattttcagatgatcttcaacaaggtaccccatgcaaggcttattgagaaagtaaggaggcatgggatccaagggcacattgctttgtgcatccagaactggcttgctcacagaagacaaagagtggttgtatactggtcatattctgcatggaggtcggtgaccagtggtctgcctcagggatcggttctgggacccctacccttcgtgactttaataaatgacctggatgaggaagtggaggtacgggttagtaaatttgctgatgacacaaaggttgggttagGTTGCAGGGGGATATTGATAGTCtgcaaacctgggctgagaagcggcaaatggacttcaacccaaagaagtgtgatgtggttcatttgcttcggtcaaatatgatagaatatagtaataattgtaagcctcttggcagtgtggaggaacagagggatcttggggacggagtccacaggacactcaaagctgcgatgtaggttgactctgtggttaagaagccatactGTGCGTTGGCCTTAATCATCCGCAGGCttgagtttaaaagccgagatgtaatgttgcagctatataggactttggtcagaccccacttggagtactgtgctcagtcctggtcgccaaattacaggaaggatgtggaagccattgaaagggtgctgaggagatttacgaggatgttgtttggatagggataggttgagtgaactcagtcttttctccttggagtgatggaggataagaggtgtccTGATAAAGGTGTCCATgaaaatgagagacattgatcgtgtggatagttagaggctttttcccagggctgaaagtgctagcacgagagggcatagtttgaagatgcttggaagtaggtacggaggagatgtcaggggtatgttttttttacatagagagtggtaagtgtttggaatgggctgccggcaatggtggtggaggcggacacgatagggtcttttaagagactcctggataggtacacggagcttagaaaaatagagaactgTAGGTAACCCTTGGCATTTCTAgagcaaggacatgttcggcatcgctttgtgagccaaagggcctgtaacgtgccgcaggttttctatgtttctaaggtgctgcacgtgaggctgcttaacaggatcacagctcatggaattacaggaaagaaacttgtGCTGACAAGGGAGAAAGTGTCAGAATAATGTGGGCAATTCTGTTTTGCTGTCGGTAACTAATGCtgttctgtaggggtcagtattgagaccgcatcgtttcatgttaaatctgaatgatatggatgacggaattgataccTTGGTGACGAACAttgcagttgatacaaagataggtacggGACAGATAGTTTAGAGCAAagcgggagtctgcagaaggacttcgataGGCCTGGAGAATGCCAGCAAAGTAGCAGTTGAAATACAGTGTATGCAAGTCATGTACATTTGGTAGAAATAATTGGgcgtagaaaaaaaataaatgggagaaaCTTGAAAAAATTAGAGGTTCATAAGTGCTTGTGAGTCCTTGAGCAAGAGGCCCTAAAGGTTTGCTTGCAAATTGAGTTGATTAAAGAtgacaactgcaatgttagcattagaAGAGCAGGGATGCGATACTATAGCTTTATAACGCATTGggcagatcactgttggtgtattgtgagcagattccgACCTATACTTACGACTTATTATCTGAGCAAAAGATGTGTTCGTATTGGAGTGGGTCCGGAGAAGTTtaaaagaatgattccaggacgaCCAAGAgtggatgacctggatgaggaagtacgtgggaagggattcactcagtcatccaacctacagaaatttatcaatatccactgctgctgatttccacacacaaataaatcaaaagggatatgCCCAATCAAATAGATAATTAATCGATCAATAGCCCCCAAAACAACACGGCCCAGCCAGACACATAACAAGTgactttacatctcacaacagtggattctgtaatgaaacccatgattaatgttgttgtccctctGAAATCATAAGAAACGCACATTAAGGTGCATTTAAATGCGAGCGCATCCCCACAGGTGACGTCGCACAGACCCCCCTCGCACCTGACGTCACGCATGGGCTtcccacaccgggatctgcccttaCGTGCACAGCGTCTTACGTCATCCATGCGCTGGTGAGCTCGGGCTTTATCAGTTTAAtagctgggctaataatcacaTGACCAGCCCTCCCCCACCGCTATCAACAGAGGATTCAGGGGCTGCACTATTCCCATTGGTgcaaagcgatgtcaatcacttgTTACCACCAGTCGCAGAGTTGGACAAGTCCAGAGGGCGTTACCCCTGCTGAGTTCGCCTCCCGCTCCGGCCTCAAACTCCACATCACAGTGGAGTAAATGTCcgttttttgatttatttccatttccctccaagagaagttggggcgtttgtgaagcgtcacctgcggccggagtctgatgtgtcaccgagaggtaggaggagaccgctcggcccgtcggtttgatgccAGCTCCCtggggaaggagaggagggattttattgaaaggaaatAGATCgtgtgagagggggcggacaagatgtttgtcccggtggaaaTCTGTGaaaatgtctgagcccacggtggtggcGAGCATAGGGATTCATATTGGGGGGGAAACACCGGCACACTGTTGACCTGCAAGTGGGGCCAATGACAGGGTTGGGAGCTGaatggttggggcaacacggggctgcagaagatgaacAGTTTTTgcacagaggattaacaaagtggttagagagtatttgttatagagagtgcaatgaagtttCAACAGACTGATCCCTGAAATGGTtaggtcatcatatgaagaaagatcaaatgtgataacaatttcatttggagaatcgaggactggGAGGTGAGCACATTGAAATGCAcgtcattaccggttgaaccagggatcccagtctctgaaaaatgGGGTGGATGCCTATATTTTATAATAAAACCCCTATTGTTTTACCTTTACCTTCTCTCCCAGTTGTGTgcttgcccttgtccttcacagcCCCTTACCTGCTTAAGATTCATCCATTAGCATCAGTCAGCAATTCATTCTTTTTGGCTTTTCCTAATCCCTTAGGGGTTGGCGCTTCTAGAAATTTATAAATGTCCATTGCTGGTGATTTCCacaacaaataaatcaaaagggatttccccaatcaaaTGATAATTCTTCGATCAATAGCTCgcaaatttgttcatatcccagacgcaggccccaaatttgttacgaaccataatgctttagaaacaagccagcagcaatagattaCATCTGGAgtttggttttgatgttaaatctGTCTTTATTGGAATCTACTTGTAATATtgcaacttaaacaagataaacagaagttaacagtgttaagtTTATAAATGTGTATAagtataactcccaaactattgagctcaggggaaacaaggcttgcaGTCTTGAGATgctaaagtatgaaagttcagttcaaccacagaataggcgatgagggagagagatttgtaatccagggtaaatggtgAGAGAAGGCAAATATGTCAAATTCCTCaggttccacggtggtaaaacaagagaacagtcgctgtagattttatccgtcatcgctccaaatccacatacaaattatcaccaaaagtgacttgtcacaaggtgtatcatcttcaagtgaacTACCACAtcacagccaggcaagggttaacacataagtggtttccacaggacatcccaaatcagatccactcctatggatcaaacaaggTGACAAACACACATTCAATGTACATGGAtcaataattaacccacccttgtgggcataggaaactTCTAAACAGTGActcttggccactagttccctggtttcgatccttccattttccctccttcgtctccgtctgactctgagtgtctgtgttctcggttaaaactaaacaagctgcgagcgatgtaaacaagctgcaagtcagactgattcaccttcttaatctctctctcttaaaatgacagtccacagcaaaggaaacccagggattcataacaatggctacttcccattgtgaactgactggtgtgccagtaggtttgatgaccgagtgaatcccttcccacagaatgagcaggtgaacggcttctccccggtgtgaactctctgatgtatcttcagtttagCTGagctagtgaatcccttcccgcacggtgagcagatgaatggcttctccccagtgtgaactcgctggtggaccagtaggttggatgactgagtgaatcccttcccacagactgagcaggtgaatggcctctccccagtgtgaactcgctggtggaccagtaggttggatgactgagtgaatcccttcccacagactgaacaggtatatggcttctccccagtgtgaaattgctggtgtgccagtagttgggatgaccgagtgaaactcttcccacagtctgagcaggtgaacggcttctccccagtgtgaactctctgatgactctgtaggatggatggatcagtgaatctcttcccacagactgggcaggtgaatggcttctctctagtgtgaactctctgatgactctgtaggttggatgactgagcgaatcccttcccacagactgagcaggtgaatggcttctccccagtgtgaactctctgatgactctgtaggttggatgactgagcgaatcccttcccacagactgagcaggtgaatggcttttccccagtgtgaactctctgatgactctgtaggttggatgactgagagaatcccttcccacagtctgagcaggtgaacggcttctcctcaGTGTGAGCTGACTGGTGTACCAgcagttgggatgaccgagtgaatcctttcccacattctgagcaggtgaacggcctctctccagtgtgaactcgctgatgactctgtaggttggataacagagtgaatcccttcccacagactgagaaggtgaatggcttctccccagtgtgaactctctgatgactctgtaggttggatgaccgagtgaatcccttcccacagactgagcaggtgaatggcttttgcccagtgtgaactctctgatgacactgtaggttggatgactgagt
Protein-coding sequences here:
- the LOC132386736 gene encoding zinc finger protein 229-like; its protein translation is MAHQRVHTKGRSFTCTVCRKGFTQSSKLQRHQRVHTGEKLFTCSVCGKGFTRSSNLQSHQRVHTGEKPFTCSDCGKSFTRSSQLLVHQSVHTGEKPFTCSDCGKGFTQSSNLLVHQRVHTGEKPYTCSVCGKGFTQSSNLQCHQRVHTGQKPFTCSVCGKGFTRSSNLQSHQRVHTGEKPFTFSVCGKGFTLLSNLQSHQRVHTGERPFTCSECGKGFTRSSQLLVHQSAHTEEKPFTCSDCGKGFSQSSNLQSHQRVHTGEKPFTCSVCGKGFAQSSNLQSHQRVHTGEKPFTCSVCGKGFAQSSNLQSHQRVHTREKPFTCPVCGKRFTDPSILQSHQRVHTGEKPFTCSDCGKSFTRSSQLLAHQQFHTGEKPYTCSVCGKGFTQSSNLLVHQRVHTGERPFTCSVCGKGFTQSSNLLVHQRVHTGEKPFICSPCGKGFTSSAKLKIHQRVHTGEKPFTCSFCGKGFTRSSNLLAHQSVHNGK